A window of Bradyrhizobium sp. AZCC 1719 genomic DNA:
CTGACGACCGCCTTTACCCATGTCTCGGCCTTGAAGCCCGCGACCCGACATCGCGCCGACAGTTATCAGCGGCTGGAATTCCTCGGCGACCACGTACTCGGGCTGATTATCTCCGACATGCTGTATCGTGCCTATCCGAGGGCGGACGAAGGCGAATTGTCCAAACGTCTCGCCGATCTCGTGCGCAAGGAAAGCTGTGCCGATGTCGCCAAGTCGCTGGGGCTGCTCGACGACATCAAGCTCGGCGCGGTGGGCGCAGGGGCGGGCGCGCGCCTGCGCAAATCCGTTCTCGGCGATATCTGCGAGGCGGTGATCGGGGCGATCTATCTCGACGGCGGCTATGCGGCGGCGTCGCAATTCGTCGAGCGCAACTGGCTGGAGCGGATGCGCAAACCGCGCCGGCCGCTGCGCGATCCCAAGACGGTGCTGCAGGAATGGGCCCAGAGCAAGGGCTTGCCGACGCCGGTCTATCGCGAGATCGAGCGCACCGGGCCGCACCACGACCCGCAGTTCCGCGTCGCTGTCGACTTGCCGGGACTGGCGCCCGCCGAAGGCGTCGGCGGCTCCAAGCGCGCAGCCGAGAAGGTCGCAGCCTCCGTGATGATCGAACGCGAAGGCGTCGGCAGCAATGACAGTTGAACCCGCACCCGGCTCGTCCAGCGAGACCCGCTGCGGTTTCGTCGCGCTGATCGGCGCCCCCAATGTCGGCAAGTCCACCCTTGTCAATGCACTGGTCGGCTCCAAGGTCACCATCGTCTCGCGCAAGGTGCAGACGACGCGCGCGCTGATCCGCGGTATCGTGGTCGAGGACAATGCGCAGATCATTCTGGTCGACACGCCTGGCATCTTCTTGCCGAAGCGCCGGCTGGACCGGGCCATGGTATCGACCGCCTGGAGCGGGGCTCACGATGCCGACCTGGTCTGCGTGCTGCTCGACGCCAAGGCCGGAATCGATGAGGAGGCCGACGCGATCCTGAACAAGCTCGCGACGGTTGCGCACCCGAAAATCCTGGTGCTGAACAAGATCGACCTGATCCCGCGCGAAAAACTGCTGGCGTTGGCGCAGGCCGCCAATGAGCGGATGAAATTCGCGCACACCTTCATGATCTCGGCACTGTCGGGCGATGGCGTCGCCGACCTGCGCAAGACGCTCGCGAAGAGCGTGCCGCCGGGTCCGTTTCATTATCCCGAGGACCAGATGTCGGATGCGCCGCTGCGGCATCTGGCGGCGGAAATCACCCGGGAAAAGATCTACCGCCAGCTCCACCAGGAACTGCCGTATCAATCGACCGTTGAGACCGATAGCTGGACCGAGCGCAAGGACAAGTCGGTCCGGATCGAACAGACGATCTTTGTCGAGCGCGAGAGCCAGCGCAAGATCGTGCTCGGCAAGGGCGGCGCCACCATCAAGTCGATCGGCGCGGAGTCGCGGAAGGAGATCGCCGAAATTGTCGGCGTGCCCGTGCACTTGTTCCTATTCGTCAAGGTGCGCGAGAACTGGGGCGACGACCCCGCCCGCTACAGGGAAATGGGACTGGAATTCCCCAAGGAATAGTGAGGGCTCGTTGAGCTTCGGCGGACAAGTCGTCGCTTTGCTCCCTTGCGCAAACGCTCTGCGTTTGTCGCAGGCAATGACGGGGCTAGAACATGACCCACCAATTACCAAGAACGAGCCCGATGACCCTACCGAGAAACGTGCTGTGGTTTGAGGTTTTGCTGTATCTGTCGCTGACGCTGGATGCGGTGTCGATAGCGTTCCAGGACCGCACGCCGACCCCGAAGATGACGGAGCAGATGATCAGCACCGGAACGCTGATGGCGGCCGGCCTGATCCTGCTGTTGGTCTATCTCGTCCGGCTCGCAGCCGAGCACCGCAAGAACTGGCCACGCTGGGTGCTGGTGGCGGCGCTGGTGCTGTCGGTGATCTCGCTTGCGCAAATGATCGGCGAGAAGGGCATTCAGTTCCACAGCGGCATCGAAGTGATCTCCTGCGCGCTGACTGCGGCGGGCCTGTATTTTTCGTTCACTGGCGATGCGGTCGGCTGGTTCAACGCGTGAGCGTAGGGCCGCGTAGGGTGGGCAAAGGCGCTCGGCGCCGTGCCCACCATCTATCCACCGGCTCCTCGTGAAGGGTGGGCACGCGGAGCCTGTCATCGGGCGCGCATTTGCGCGACCCGGTGGCTTTGCCCACCCTACAAGTCCTGAAATCCTGTAAACTCCCGCCCATGGAATGGACCGACGAAGGCATCGTGCTGGGCGTACGGCGGCATGGCGAATCCTCCGCCATCGTCGAGCTCTTGACGCGCGGGCATGGCCGTCATCTCGGCCTGGTGCGCGGCGGTGCTTCCTCGCGGATGCGGCCGCTGCTGCAGCCCGGCAACAGCGTCACCGCGGTGTGGCGGGCGCGGCTCGACGAGCATCTCGGTACCTACACCATCGAGGGCACGCGGCTGCGCGCCGCGACCCTGCTGGCGTCCTCGCATGCGGTCTATGGCGTCACCCATCTGGCCGCGCTGGCGCGGTTGTTGCCGGAACGTGACCCGCATGAGGACATCTACGAGATGCTCGACCGCACCCTGGACGACTTCGACGACGCCGGCGGCGCGGCGGCGCACCTGATCCGGTTCGAGCTCGCGATGCTCGCCGAACTCGGCTTCGGCCTCGATCTGGAAAACTGTGCTGCGACCGGCGCGACCTCCGACCTGATCTACGTCTCGCCGAAATCCGGCGGCGCGGTCTCGCGGGAGGCCGGCGAGCCCTATCGGGATCGCCTGCTGCGGCTGCCGGCCTTCCTGCGCGAAGGCGAGGCCGGGGCGAACAGTTGGTCGGACCAGGACCTGCAGGACGGTTTTCGCCTGACCGGCCTGTTCCTGCTCCGCCACGTGCTGGAGCCGCGCGGGCAGGGCCATTCCGACGCCCGGGACGGGTTCATCAACGCGGTGACGCGGCACCGGGCGCGAATCAGTTCGTCGGCCTAAACCCGCTGCAGTAACCCGTCGTCCCTGCGAACGCAGGGACCCATACGCCGCAGCGGTCGTTGGTGCCGGGCTGTGAGTCTTTTTTCCAATAAATGCCTGTGGTTATAGGCCCCTGCGTTCGCAGGGGCGGCGTCAGAAAATTCCATTCGGCATACGTCTTGCCGGATTTATCAGCAGAGTCTAACCCCTC
This region includes:
- the rnc gene encoding ribonuclease III, with translation MNDETAIIPDTSASGEPGQQADAPREAAPKKKRGKAGAKAAAAAIEGRIGYKFSDPALLTTAFTHVSALKPATRHRADSYQRLEFLGDHVLGLIISDMLYRAYPRADEGELSKRLADLVRKESCADVAKSLGLLDDIKLGAVGAGAGARLRKSVLGDICEAVIGAIYLDGGYAAASQFVERNWLERMRKPRRPLRDPKTVLQEWAQSKGLPTPVYREIERTGPHHDPQFRVAVDLPGLAPAEGVGGSKRAAEKVAASVMIEREGVGSNDS
- the era gene encoding GTPase Era; protein product: MTVEPAPGSSSETRCGFVALIGAPNVGKSTLVNALVGSKVTIVSRKVQTTRALIRGIVVEDNAQIILVDTPGIFLPKRRLDRAMVSTAWSGAHDADLVCVLLDAKAGIDEEADAILNKLATVAHPKILVLNKIDLIPREKLLALAQAANERMKFAHTFMISALSGDGVADLRKTLAKSVPPGPFHYPEDQMSDAPLRHLAAEITREKIYRQLHQELPYQSTVETDSWTERKDKSVRIEQTIFVERESQRKIVLGKGGATIKSIGAESRKEIAEIVGVPVHLFLFVKVRENWGDDPARYREMGLEFPKE
- the recO gene encoding DNA repair protein RecO, yielding MEWTDEGIVLGVRRHGESSAIVELLTRGHGRHLGLVRGGASSRMRPLLQPGNSVTAVWRARLDEHLGTYTIEGTRLRAATLLASSHAVYGVTHLAALARLLPERDPHEDIYEMLDRTLDDFDDAGGAAAHLIRFELAMLAELGFGLDLENCAATGATSDLIYVSPKSGGAVSREAGEPYRDRLLRLPAFLREGEAGANSWSDQDLQDGFRLTGLFLLRHVLEPRGQGHSDARDGFINAVTRHRARISSSA